One stretch of Rosistilla oblonga DNA includes these proteins:
- a CDS encoding HEAT repeat domain-containing protein: MLRVVLLSAFVFAGFGIVGCGGDPEPTATEPQAPGQMAKSDDQKMEYLIEMLHRKNSEKKNAQAARELGRMGAFAKDAIPELQKAVQQTSDDKVRTDAQAAIKEIETAAATAQ, translated from the coding sequence ATGTTGCGAGTTGTTTTGTTGAGTGCCTTTGTCTTTGCGGGCTTTGGTATCGTTGGGTGTGGTGGAGATCCTGAGCCGACGGCGACCGAGCCTCAGGCGCCGGGGCAGATGGCCAAGAGCGACGATCAGAAGATGGAGTATTTGATCGAGATGCTGCATCGCAAGAATAGCGAAAAGAAGAACGCTCAAGCCGCCCGCGAACTGGGGCGGATGGGAGCGTTTGCGAAGGATGCGATTCCGGAGCTGCAGAAAGCGGTCCAGCAGACGTCGGACGATAAAGTTCGCACCGATGCACAAGCGGCGATCAAAGAGATTGAAACCGCAGCCGCCACCGCGCAATAA
- a CDS encoding heparan-alpha-glucosaminide N-acetyltransferase domain-containing protein, translating into MTAAIKTTPAAAEGSEARKRIVSLDQFRGYTVVGMLLVNFLASFSVSPAVLKHHHDYCSYADTIMPQFLFAVGFAFRLTFGRRVQRDGAAAANWRMVRRLLGLMLVSIVIYNVSPPASTWEELVALGPAGILPELLKRNWFQTLMHIAVTSLWILPVIAATARVRCLWMVGSAIAHVLLSYWFNYAWVNTSPNGIDGGPLGFLTWSVPTVMGTLVCDAVMAAAGRAPLLRLASWGCGLILLGYAMSCGTRMYDVTPTLPISASDSKLADDPVLPTAAQFHRWWDAKSWSDRLAEPPFVAPPDQSHRKWNYWMMSQRGGTLSYVTFCAGVSVLVYLLFYIACDLFTLRWSFFQTFGTNALAAYVLHEMVGMAVKPFIPRDSPGWYVASGLLLFFLITWTFVRSLEKQKIFLRL; encoded by the coding sequence ATGACGGCAGCTATTAAAACCACTCCCGCTGCCGCCGAAGGATCGGAAGCACGCAAGCGGATCGTGTCGTTGGATCAGTTCCGCGGCTACACCGTTGTCGGCATGTTGTTAGTCAATTTCCTGGCCAGCTTTTCCGTCTCGCCAGCGGTGTTGAAGCACCACCACGACTACTGCAGTTATGCCGACACGATCATGCCGCAGTTTTTGTTTGCGGTTGGGTTTGCCTTTCGATTGACGTTTGGTCGGCGAGTGCAACGCGATGGCGCCGCGGCGGCCAACTGGCGGATGGTGCGGCGATTGTTGGGGTTGATGCTCGTCTCGATCGTGATCTACAACGTCTCGCCCCCGGCGAGCACCTGGGAAGAATTGGTCGCGTTGGGACCGGCGGGAATCCTGCCGGAACTGCTGAAGCGGAACTGGTTTCAAACGCTGATGCATATCGCGGTGACTTCGCTGTGGATCCTGCCGGTGATCGCCGCCACCGCGCGTGTCCGGTGCTTGTGGATGGTGGGCAGTGCGATCGCGCACGTGCTGCTTTCGTATTGGTTCAACTACGCTTGGGTGAACACCAGCCCCAACGGAATCGATGGCGGGCCGTTGGGCTTCTTGACTTGGTCGGTTCCGACCGTGATGGGGACATTGGTTTGCGACGCTGTCATGGCGGCAGCTGGCCGCGCTCCGCTGCTGCGTCTGGCCAGCTGGGGCTGCGGTTTAATCCTGCTCGGTTATGCGATGTCGTGTGGAACGCGAATGTACGACGTGACGCCGACACTGCCGATCTCGGCGAGCGATTCCAAATTGGCGGACGATCCGGTGCTGCCAACCGCTGCACAGTTTCATCGTTGGTGGGATGCGAAATCGTGGAGCGACCGGCTAGCCGAGCCGCCGTTTGTGGCGCCGCCCGACCAGTCGCATCGCAAATGGAACTACTGGATGATGAGCCAACGCGGCGGGACGCTGTCGTACGTCACGTTCTGCGCTGGAGTTTCGGTGCTGGTTTATCTGCTGTTCTACATCGCGTGCGATCTGTTCACGCTGCGTTGGTCGTTCTTCCAGACGTTTGGAACCAATGCGTTGGCGGCGTATGTGTTGCACGAAATGGTCGGGATGGCGGTCAAGCCGTTTATTCCCAGAGACTCGCCCGGCTGGTATGTCGCATCGGGACTGCTGCTGTTTTTTCTGATCACGTGGACGTTTGTCCGCAGTTTGGAGAAGCAGAAGATCTTTCTGCGGCTGTAG
- a CDS encoding heparan-alpha-glucosaminide N-acetyltransferase domain-containing protein yields MSSATVDPVATGARSTRVVSMDQFRGYAVAGMFVVNFLGGLSITHQVLKHNNTHFSWADSIMPGFLFACGFSYRLSVIKKVAKAGRRATWIGMLRRSLGLVLLSLVLYGLGGSFKTWADVDSAAVHKFIAELIKADLWEVLAIIGVTQLLLLPVIECSPRVRLAIAIGLSIAHIALSGWFNYWFVYGQPNGFDEWMGTTGRRAWDGGCFGLISWSVVMLAGSLVYDLMSTQSIRRAVGVLLVSGAVLIGLGYAASCLTTLYDVRETNAVPVVSDKDERFAASPVVPPWANLEGRSWGSLLAEAPFVEPPGTEQRKLNYWMMDKRVVTQSFIWFSIGMTCVVYAFFVLACDLGSLRVGLFTLFGQNALIAYVIHHPVAEMVLQVVPKDSPLWWATTGLLIYFLITWLLVSAFAKAFTPARPVKS; encoded by the coding sequence ATGTCTTCAGCCACGGTAGATCCGGTGGCGACCGGGGCTCGGTCGACTCGCGTTGTTTCGATGGACCAGTTCCGTGGCTATGCCGTCGCGGGAATGTTTGTCGTCAATTTTTTGGGCGGACTGTCGATCACGCACCAAGTGCTCAAGCACAATAACACGCACTTCAGCTGGGCCGATTCGATTATGCCCGGTTTCCTGTTCGCCTGCGGGTTTTCCTATCGGCTGTCGGTGATCAAGAAGGTTGCCAAAGCGGGCCGCCGGGCGACGTGGATCGGCATGCTGCGTCGTTCGCTCGGATTGGTGCTACTGTCGTTGGTGCTGTACGGATTGGGCGGCAGTTTCAAAACGTGGGCAGACGTCGATTCGGCGGCGGTGCACAAGTTTATTGCCGAACTGATCAAAGCGGATTTGTGGGAGGTGCTGGCGATCATCGGCGTCACGCAACTGCTGCTGTTACCGGTGATCGAGTGCTCGCCGCGGGTGCGATTGGCGATCGCGATCGGACTGTCGATCGCGCACATCGCGTTGTCGGGATGGTTCAATTATTGGTTCGTCTATGGCCAACCAAACGGGTTTGATGAATGGATGGGAACAACGGGGCGCCGCGCGTGGGACGGCGGTTGCTTTGGCTTGATCAGCTGGAGCGTGGTGATGCTGGCCGGTTCGTTGGTCTACGACCTGATGTCGACTCAATCGATCCGCCGCGCCGTCGGCGTGCTGCTTGTCAGCGGAGCCGTCTTGATCGGGCTGGGCTATGCCGCTTCTTGCCTGACGACGCTTTATGATGTCCGCGAAACGAATGCGGTTCCGGTGGTCAGCGACAAAGACGAAAGGTTTGCCGCGTCGCCGGTCGTCCCGCCGTGGGCGAACCTGGAAGGTCGGTCGTGGGGATCGCTATTGGCGGAAGCTCCGTTTGTGGAGCCGCCGGGAACCGAGCAGCGAAAGCTGAACTACTGGATGATGGACAAGCGTGTTGTCACGCAAAGCTTCATCTGGTTTTCAATCGGAATGACCTGTGTGGTCTACGCGTTTTTTGTGCTCGCCTGTGATCTGGGCTCGCTGCGCGTGGGGCTGTTTACGCTCTTTGGCCAGAACGCTTTGATCGCTTACGTGATCCATCACCCGGTCGCCGAGATGGTTTTGCAGGTCGTCCCCAAAGACTCGCCGCTGTGGTGGGCGACGACGGGGCTGTTGATCTATTTCTTGATCACTTGGTTGCTGGTCTCGGCATTCGCCAAAGCGTTTACGCCGGCGAGGCCAGTAAAGTCTTAA
- a CDS encoding DUF1559 domain-containing protein has translation MLSSKHARPRGGFTLVELLVVIAIIGILVALLLPAVQAARAAARRTQCKNNCKQIGLALHNYHDSFRQFPAGWISYQGEFEPGWGWAAAILPFAEQNNVYEQIDFRLPIEDSVHDAVRETVLSMYICPSDIAPDQFLIAEGSGGHVHSHSASVVAPTSYAMSSAIVESVDHDGPHLFTVSKSNYVGVFGSFEIHDNPYRGDGAFFADSRLRFRDFVDGTSSTMMVGERFGRLGSAIWHGVIPEAAEPEARVVGVTDHSPNSDHMHFEDFSSEHVTGAHFTLADGSVRMISDTIDLDVYRALSTRQGGEPIQNASF, from the coding sequence ATGTTGTCCTCAAAACACGCACGCCCTCGCGGCGGCTTTACGCTGGTTGAACTGTTGGTCGTGATCGCGATCATCGGAATCCTGGTCGCCTTGTTGCTCCCCGCCGTGCAAGCCGCCCGCGCCGCCGCACGACGAACCCAGTGCAAAAACAACTGCAAACAAATCGGCCTGGCACTTCACAACTACCACGATTCGTTCCGCCAGTTCCCCGCCGGATGGATCAGCTACCAAGGCGAGTTCGAACCGGGTTGGGGCTGGGCTGCCGCGATCCTGCCGTTCGCCGAACAGAACAACGTCTATGAGCAGATCGACTTCCGATTGCCGATCGAAGACAGCGTCCACGATGCGGTTCGCGAAACGGTCCTTTCGATGTACATCTGCCCTAGCGACATCGCCCCGGACCAGTTCTTGATTGCCGAAGGCTCCGGCGGACACGTCCACTCGCACAGCGCCAGCGTCGTCGCTCCAACCTCGTATGCGATGAGCAGCGCGATTGTTGAAAGCGTCGATCACGACGGGCCCCACCTGTTCACCGTATCGAAGTCGAACTACGTCGGCGTTTTCGGGTCGTTTGAGATTCACGACAATCCCTATCGCGGCGACGGTGCGTTTTTCGCCGACAGCCGCTTGCGTTTCCGCGACTTCGTCGATGGCACCAGCAGCACGATGATGGTTGGCGAACGCTTCGGGCGCCTGGGAAGTGCGATCTGGCACGGCGTCATCCCCGAGGCTGCCGAGCCCGAAGCACGTGTCGTTGGCGTAACCGACCACTCGCCGAATTCGGATCACATGCACTTCGAAGACTTCAGCAGCGAACATGTCACCGGAGCTCACTTCACTCTGGCCGACGGTTCGGTCCGAATGATCAGCGACACGATCGACCTGGACGTTTACCGCGCGCTGTCGACTCGCCAAGGTGGCGAACCGATCCAGAACGCCAGCTTCTAA
- the ahcY gene encoding adenosylhomocysteinase: MSQAEMTREAYKVKDISLAEFGRKEIMLAENEMPGLMALREKYGKAKPLAGARIAGCLHMTIQTAVLIETLVELGADVTWSSCNIFSTQDHAAAAIAAAGIPVYAWKGMTEEEFNWCIEQTLTFPSGEKLNMILDDGGDLTAMVHERFPELLDDIRGISEETTAGIHRLQVLEKKGLLKVPAINVNDSATKSKFDNLYGCRESLADGVKRATDIMLAGKVAVVAGYGDVGKGCAHSLQRYGCRVIVTEIDPINALQAAMEGFEVTTMDNAAKEGNLFVTTTGNKDIILGEHMAAMPNDAIVCNIGHFDTEIDIAWLEREVAAGKVTKLNIKPADIGAVDRYTFADGHSVIVLAQGRLVNLGCATGHPSFVMSTSFTNQCLAQMELWSNTDQYEVKTVLLPKRLDEEVARLHLDKLGVKLTTLTEDQAEYMGVPVEGPYKPDHYRY; this comes from the coding sequence ATGTCACAAGCTGAAATGACCAGAGAAGCTTACAAAGTCAAAGATATTTCGCTGGCCGAATTTGGTCGCAAAGAGATCATGCTGGCCGAAAACGAAATGCCAGGCTTGATGGCATTGCGCGAAAAGTACGGCAAAGCGAAGCCTCTGGCTGGCGCTCGCATCGCTGGCTGCTTGCACATGACGATCCAAACCGCCGTTTTGATCGAGACCCTGGTCGAACTGGGCGCCGACGTAACTTGGAGCTCGTGCAACATCTTCAGCACCCAAGACCATGCCGCTGCCGCGATCGCTGCCGCTGGCATCCCGGTCTACGCTTGGAAGGGAATGACCGAAGAGGAATTCAATTGGTGCATCGAACAAACGCTGACTTTCCCAAGCGGTGAAAAACTGAACATGATCTTGGACGATGGCGGTGACTTGACCGCGATGGTTCACGAACGCTTCCCCGAACTGCTGGACGACATCCGCGGTATCAGCGAAGAGACGACCGCCGGTATCCACCGCCTGCAAGTCCTCGAGAAGAAGGGCCTGTTGAAGGTTCCTGCGATCAACGTCAACGACTCGGCGACCAAGAGCAAGTTCGACAACCTGTATGGCTGCCGCGAATCGCTGGCTGACGGCGTGAAGCGAGCCACCGACATCATGTTGGCGGGCAAAGTTGCTGTCGTCGCTGGTTACGGTGACGTCGGAAAGGGCTGTGCTCACAGCCTGCAACGCTACGGTTGCCGCGTGATCGTCACCGAAATCGATCCGATCAACGCGCTGCAAGCTGCGATGGAAGGCTTCGAAGTCACCACGATGGACAACGCCGCCAAAGAAGGCAACCTGTTCGTCACCACCACCGGCAACAAGGACATCATCCTGGGCGAGCACATGGCTGCGATGCCCAACGATGCAATCGTCTGCAACATCGGTCACTTCGACACCGAAATCGACATCGCGTGGTTGGAGCGTGAAGTCGCTGCGGGCAAGGTCACCAAGCTGAACATCAAACCAGCTGACATCGGTGCCGTCGATCGCTACACCTTCGCCGACGGCCACTCGGTCATCGTTCTGGCTCAAGGCCGCCTGGTTAACTTGGGCTGTGCGACCGGACACCCAAGCTTTGTGATGAGCACCTCGTTCACCAACCAATGCTTGGCTCAGATGGAACTGTGGTCGAACACCGATCAATACGAAGTCAAAACCGTCTTGCTGCCGAAGCGTTTGGACGAAGAAGTCGCTCGCTTGCACTTGGACAAGCTGGGCGTGAAGCTGACGACGCTGACCGAAGACCAAGCGGAATACATGGGCGTGCCAGTTGAAGGCCCTTACAAGCCCGACCACTACCGCTATTAA
- the gmd gene encoding GDP-mannose 4,6-dehydratase, with protein sequence MADQKSALITGITGQDGSYLAELLLDKGYLVHGLVRRSSTFGTERIDHIYQDLHANPTLMLHYGDLTDGQALTNLVLDIKPDEIYNLGAQSHVRVSFDQPVYTLHTVGVGALNVLEAARQLQKIKEVRVYQASSSEMYGDVLQTPQTETTPFNPQSPYACAKVYAFHQTVNYRESYGMFACNGILFNHESERRGETFVTRKITRAATRIKAGLQKKLYLGNLDAKRDWGYAKDYVEGMWRILQHSEPDDFVLATGETQSVREFLRLVFEQLELNWEDYVEIDPRYFRPAEVELLLGDPSKAKEKLGWTASTDLRELARIMVEHDLELAQREAHAKTFVAGDA encoded by the coding sequence ATGGCAGACCAGAAGTCCGCACTCATTACCGGGATCACCGGCCAAGATGGTTCTTATCTGGCTGAATTGCTGCTCGACAAGGGCTACCTCGTACACGGACTGGTACGCCGAAGCAGCACTTTTGGCACCGAGCGTATCGACCACATCTACCAGGATTTGCACGCCAACCCGACGCTGATGTTGCACTACGGCGACCTGACCGACGGCCAGGCGTTGACCAACTTGGTGCTCGATATCAAGCCCGACGAGATCTACAACCTGGGCGCTCAAAGCCACGTGCGGGTCTCGTTCGACCAACCGGTCTATACCTTGCACACCGTCGGCGTAGGAGCGCTCAACGTTCTCGAAGCCGCTCGCCAACTGCAGAAAATCAAAGAGGTCCGCGTCTACCAAGCGTCCAGTTCGGAAATGTACGGTGATGTACTGCAGACACCGCAGACCGAAACGACGCCATTCAACCCACAGAGCCCTTATGCCTGTGCGAAGGTTTACGCGTTCCACCAAACCGTCAACTATCGCGAAAGCTACGGCATGTTCGCTTGCAACGGGATCCTGTTCAATCATGAATCGGAACGCCGCGGCGAGACATTTGTAACCCGTAAGATCACCCGCGCCGCGACACGGATCAAAGCGGGTCTGCAGAAGAAACTGTACCTTGGAAACCTGGACGCCAAACGCGACTGGGGCTACGCCAAGGATTACGTCGAAGGGATGTGGCGGATCCTGCAGCACAGCGAACCGGACGACTTCGTGCTGGCGACTGGCGAAACTCAATCGGTGCGTGAATTCCTTCGCTTGGTCTTCGAGCAACTGGAACTCAACTGGGAGGATTACGTGGAGATCGATCCGCGTTACTTCCGACCAGCCGAAGTCGAATTGCTGCTGGGCGATCCCTCCAAAGCGAAGGAAAAGCTGGGCTGGACCGCGTCGACCGACCTCCGCGAACTGGCTCGCATCATGGTCGAACACGACCTCGAACTGGCGCAGCGCGAAGCTCACGCCAAGACGTTTGTCGCTGGCGACGCCTAG
- a CDS encoding 4'-phosphopantetheinyl transferase family protein, which yields MFTSPPLSPNIVHLWRIDLEPSGGPFPDCLVPENDLLAREVLSDEEFAKASRFVSQPLRLRYAAAHVAMRFILGSYLERPAAEVVLAVEKMGRPIVDFAAMQLAPSLFFNLSHTEDIALLAVGSQNPLGVDIEAIREMKSRPGIDRQVYTETERQRLLDANDSLWFDHWTAKEAVLKATGYGFYLSPLQIEIDPSLRFAVANERSGASRWLLHRCPPSSRWSATLATSSPIEAIDQLEFPWQQIL from the coding sequence ATGTTTACGTCTCCTCCTCTGTCGCCGAACATCGTCCATCTGTGGCGGATCGATCTGGAGCCAAGCGGAGGCCCGTTTCCCGATTGCCTGGTCCCCGAGAACGATCTGCTGGCTCGAGAGGTTTTGTCGGACGAGGAGTTTGCCAAAGCGAGTCGCTTCGTTTCGCAACCGCTGCGATTGCGGTACGCCGCGGCGCACGTGGCGATGCGATTTATTCTCGGCAGCTACCTGGAACGGCCGGCCGCCGAAGTCGTCCTGGCGGTGGAGAAGATGGGCCGGCCGATCGTCGACTTCGCCGCGATGCAGCTCGCCCCGTCGCTCTTCTTTAATCTGTCGCACACCGAAGACATCGCGCTGTTGGCGGTCGGTTCCCAAAATCCGTTGGGCGTCGACATCGAAGCGATCCGCGAGATGAAGTCGCGGCCGGGGATCGACCGCCAGGTTTACACCGAGACCGAACGGCAGCGTTTGCTCGACGCCAATGACTCCCTGTGGTTCGATCACTGGACTGCTAAAGAAGCAGTTCTCAAAGCGACGGGCTACGGCTTTTATCTCAGTCCGCTGCAGATCGAAATCGACCCGAGTCTCCGTTTTGCTGTCGCCAATGAAAGGTCGGGCGCTTCGCGGTGGTTGCTGCATCGCTGTCCTCCTTCATCGCGGTGGTCGGCGACGCTGGCCACATCGTCGCCGATCGAAGCGATCGATCAGCTGGAGTTCCCCTGGCAGCAGATCCTTTGA
- a CDS encoding glycoside hydrolase family 2 TIM barrel-domain containing protein, with amino-acid sequence MFAERSKLQALVLATLLAFIAIGDAAAQVPVTPHHDQTDGFRLLRGGKDYVVRGVGGTQHLDRLSAAGGNSIRTWSTENLAQLLDTAHKNNLSVCVGLWLGHPRHGFNYQSEAEVAAQLQTCVDAITKYKDHPAVLMWGIGNEMEGDGNNPAIWYAVDHIARVCKQIDPAHPTMTVIAELGRDKVGQIERYCPNIDIIGVNSYGGIASLDQRYRAAGGSKPYIVTEHGPHGPWEVEKTPWGSAIEATSTAKAAQYAVGFREAARQRSRLCLGSYAFLWGDKQETTATWFGMLLPDGSRLAAVDAMTEAWTGKPPENRCPQIDRLSLEQTDGLKPGDKIRATLVASDPESDPLITKWILRHDSGTVGVGGDWQAEEIALSDAVVGDSRQAVLTVPDAGGGYRLFAYVRDNKGGAAVANIPLRVDAPMIAIASPKPKLPLIVYGDAMETEPYAASGFMGNTAAVKMTLDSRDNPHSGPTCLQVEYTAADDWGGVLWQSPPGDWTGSQPGGFDLSAAGELQFWVRGAAGGEVVNFVLGAIDGDQPYRDTAKVERKDVRLTGQWQQIRIPLEGRDLARIKTGFGWSLAGQGKPVTFYLDDIRYVAR; translated from the coding sequence ATGTTCGCAGAACGATCGAAATTGCAAGCTCTCGTTTTGGCGACGCTGTTGGCGTTCATCGCGATCGGGGATGCGGCAGCTCAAGTTCCTGTAACCCCTCACCACGATCAGACCGACGGATTTCGCCTGTTGCGCGGTGGCAAGGACTACGTCGTTCGCGGCGTCGGCGGGACGCAGCACTTGGATCGCTTGTCGGCGGCTGGCGGGAATTCGATCCGCACCTGGTCGACTGAAAATCTCGCTCAATTGCTCGACACCGCTCACAAAAACAACTTGAGTGTCTGCGTTGGATTGTGGTTGGGACATCCGCGACATGGTTTCAACTATCAGAGCGAAGCGGAGGTTGCGGCTCAATTGCAGACCTGTGTCGATGCGATCACAAAATACAAGGACCATCCGGCGGTCTTGATGTGGGGAATCGGCAACGAGATGGAGGGAGACGGTAACAATCCAGCGATCTGGTACGCCGTCGACCACATCGCCCGAGTTTGCAAACAGATCGATCCGGCGCATCCGACGATGACCGTGATCGCCGAACTGGGGCGGGACAAGGTCGGGCAGATCGAACGCTACTGCCCCAACATCGACATCATCGGCGTTAATTCTTATGGCGGGATCGCGTCGCTGGATCAACGGTATCGCGCCGCCGGAGGCAGCAAACCTTATATCGTCACCGAACATGGGCCGCATGGTCCGTGGGAAGTCGAAAAGACGCCGTGGGGTTCGGCGATCGAAGCGACCAGCACCGCCAAGGCGGCTCAATACGCTGTCGGCTTCCGCGAAGCGGCTCGGCAGAGATCGAGACTCTGCCTCGGCTCGTATGCCTTTTTGTGGGGTGACAAACAGGAGACGACGGCGACATGGTTCGGGATGTTGTTACCCGACGGATCGCGGTTGGCCGCTGTCGATGCGATGACCGAGGCGTGGACGGGCAAGCCGCCCGAAAACCGATGCCCTCAAATCGATCGCCTCTCGCTGGAACAGACCGATGGGCTGAAGCCGGGGGACAAAATTCGGGCGACGCTGGTTGCCAGCGATCCCGAATCCGACCCGCTCATAACCAAATGGATCCTGCGACACGATTCGGGAACGGTCGGCGTCGGCGGCGATTGGCAAGCCGAAGAGATTGCGCTGAGCGATGCGGTCGTGGGGGACTCTCGACAAGCGGTCCTAACGGTTCCCGATGCAGGCGGTGGCTATCGATTGTTCGCTTATGTTCGCGACAACAAAGGTGGAGCCGCTGTTGCCAACATCCCGCTGCGCGTCGATGCGCCGATGATCGCGATTGCGTCGCCCAAGCCCAAGCTTCCGTTGATCGTTTACGGTGACGCGATGGAAACCGAGCCCTACGCGGCATCGGGATTCATGGGGAACACGGCGGCTGTCAAAATGACTTTGGACAGCCGCGACAATCCGCACTCGGGGCCAACATGTCTGCAAGTCGAGTACACGGCGGCCGACGATTGGGGAGGTGTTTTATGGCAATCGCCGCCGGGAGATTGGACCGGATCGCAGCCCGGCGGTTTCGATTTATCCGCCGCGGGAGAATTGCAGTTTTGGGTTCGCGGAGCTGCAGGGGGCGAGGTGGTGAACTTTGTCCTGGGAGCGATCGATGGGGACCAGCCCTATCGCGACACCGCCAAGGTGGAACGGAAAGATGTTCGGTTGACCGGCCAGTGGCAGCAGATCCGCATTCCGTTGGAGGGGCGCGATCTGGCTCGGATCAAAACTGGATTCGGTTGGTCGCTGGCGGGGCAAGGGAAACCCGTGACGTTTTATCTCGACGATATCCGCTACGTCGCTCGATGA
- the mgtE gene encoding magnesium transporter, translated as MVNTLFLPELREMLAESNDSDLAEFCTALHPVRTAEFMEGLTANEAWQVLQHADVALRAEIFSYLEEERQLEILEQEDPQRLADLVAEMPSDDRVDLIHELEDERANEILPLLPEAERRDIMRLKSHAEETAGALMTTDFVRLSASLTVREALDDLSRQAADHETIYYLYVVDEDHQLRGVVSGRQLIAAMGKPNTTMGELMDTDIVTVQIDEDQESVAEKVERYNLLAIPVVDEGRVLMGIITHDDVIDVLRDELTEDVQRIAAVAPLDEGYLRENILTLTWKRGIWLTVLFFAAMLTMLLLRHYDVELEKFIWLAWFIPLVISSGGNTGSQSATLVITALTSGDVKVGDWRTVARREVMMGVLLGGSLGTIGYIFALFVAPSAYAAITIPITVLLVISSGAIAGGLLPLLFKRLELDPALMSNPFVAGIVDILGIMIYINVARIVLSGVAE; from the coding sequence ATGGTCAATACTCTATTTCTACCCGAACTGCGTGAAATGCTTGCCGAATCGAACGATTCGGATCTTGCAGAGTTCTGCACGGCACTCCATCCGGTCCGCACGGCTGAGTTCATGGAGGGGCTGACAGCCAACGAGGCGTGGCAGGTCTTGCAGCACGCCGACGTGGCGCTGCGAGCGGAGATTTTCAGTTATCTGGAGGAAGAGCGTCAGCTAGAGATCCTTGAACAAGAGGATCCGCAGCGGCTTGCCGACTTGGTCGCCGAGATGCCTTCGGACGATCGGGTCGACCTGATCCACGAACTGGAGGACGAGCGGGCCAACGAGATCCTGCCGCTGTTGCCCGAGGCCGAACGCCGCGACATCATGCGGCTGAAGAGCCACGCCGAAGAGACCGCCGGCGCGCTGATGACGACCGATTTCGTTCGGCTCTCCGCCTCGCTGACCGTTCGCGAGGCGTTGGACGACCTGAGCCGTCAGGCCGCGGATCACGAGACGATCTATTATCTGTACGTCGTCGACGAAGATCACCAATTGCGTGGGGTGGTTTCGGGGCGTCAGTTGATCGCGGCGATGGGAAAGCCCAACACCACGATGGGCGAACTGATGGACACCGATATCGTCACGGTGCAGATCGACGAAGATCAAGAATCGGTCGCCGAAAAGGTCGAACGCTACAACCTGTTGGCGATTCCCGTGGTCGACGAGGGCCGCGTGCTGATGGGGATCATCACCCACGATGACGTGATCGATGTGTTGCGCGACGAATTGACCGAAGACGTTCAAAGGATCGCGGCGGTCGCTCCGCTGGATGAAGGTTACCTGCGAGAGAACATCCTCACGCTGACCTGGAAGCGAGGCATCTGGCTGACCGTCCTCTTTTTCGCCGCGATGTTGACGATGCTTCTGCTGAGGCACTATGACGTCGAGCTGGAAAAATTCATCTGGTTGGCCTGGTTCATTCCGTTGGTGATCAGTAGCGGTGGGAACACGGGCAGCCAATCGGCGACGCTGGTGATCACGGCGCTGACCAGTGGCGACGTGAAAGTTGGAGACTGGCGGACCGTCGCGCGCCGCGAAGTCATGATGGGCGTGCTGTTAGGAGGTTCGCTGGGAACGATCGGATATATCTTTGCGTTGTTTGTCGCCCCCAGCGCGTACGCCGCGATCACGATCCCGATCACCGTGCTGTTGGTGATCAGCAGCGGAGCGATCGCCGGCGGCCTGCTGCCGCTGCTGTTCAAACGCTTGGAGCTCGATCCCGCTTTGATGAGCAATCCGTTTGTCGCGGGGATCGTCGACATTTTAGGGATCATGATCTACATCAACGTCGCCCGCATCGTGCTAAGTGGCGTCGCGGAATAA